A segment of the Bacillus pseudomycoides genome:
ATATAAATTTATACGTCAAATCCAATGATTATCTTAGTATATTTAATTCAATTACCCTTATATAAATTCAAAAATAACTTCATAAATAATTATTTCAAAGAAATTAATTTTTCGTATATTCACATATTATAAGTTATTATTTAAAACTGAATTAAACAATATCCTACAAGTTTGACGACTGAAAAAAGAAGTATTATTAAAAAGCTAATTCCAAAAACAGATTCACCTTAACTGTTTACCCAACATATTGATTCTGATCCATAAAAATTTTAGCACCCTTTTCTACAAAAAAGACTTCATTTCTAATGAAGTCTTTTTTATATCGTTAAAGCTTAGTTACAAACCATTTCGCTTTCCACTAATTTTTTCATATAATCTAATAGCTCGTTCTTTAATTCTTCATGTTGTAGCGCCATTTCAACAGTTGTTTGAATGAATCCAAGCTTTTCTCCGACATCATAGCGTTTTCCTTCGAAATCATATGCAAATACACGTTGAATTTCATTTAAACGCTGAATCGCATCTGTTAACTGAATTTCTCCGCCTGCTCCTGTTTGTTGATTTTCTAAGAACATAAAGATTTCTGGTGTTAACACATAACGTCCCATAATTGCTAAGTTAGATGGTGCTGTCCCTTTAGCAGGTTTTTCAACGAATTTACTTACTTGATAACTACGACCTTTTTGCTCTAACGGATCAATAATACCATAGCGATGTGTTTCATCTTCTGGTACTGTTTGCACACCGATTACTGATGAGTGTGCCTGCTCATATTCATTCATTAATTGACGTAAGCATGGTGTATCCGCTTGAACAATATCATCACCAAGTAGTACTGCAAATGGCTCATTCCCAATGAATTTACGCGCGCACCAAACAGCATGTCCTAACCCTTTAGGCTCTTTTTGACGAATATAGTGAATATTAATCTTTGAAGATTCTTGTACTTTTTCAAGAATTTCATGTTTCCCTTTTGATAGTAAATTTTGTTCTAACTCAAAAGAGTGATCGAAATGATCTTCAATTGCACGTTTTCCTTTTCCCGTTACAATAATAATATCTTCAATCCCAGACTCAATTGCCTCTTCCACAATATATTGAATTGTTGGCTTATCAACAATCGGTAACATTTCTTTTGGCATTGCTTTCGTTGCTGGTAAGAATCGAGTTCCTAATCCTGCAGCTGGAATAATAGCTTTTCTTACTTTTTTCAATGGTAACCCTCCTAAATAATATACAACTTCTATATTCGTTTGATTCTACAAATAAAAAATACAATTATTATACTACGGTCTTACTTTAACATATCAATAGCAGCTATTTGCTCAATTGTTGAACCGTTAGAAGTGAACTGAAAATCAACCTGATTAGATCGATAAATTAATAAAGGGCTATTTTCATTCGTCAATTGAGCATTGCCTAATTGCTCAATTAATTTTGACTTCAATATTGTCGCATTTTTTAAATTCACTTGCTTAACAATTGATTGATTGTTATACAAAATATCAACATCTTTATATTGAGTTAACATTCCTTCTGGTAATTGTTGTTGATCTTGAGGAATACCTAGTATACTAGTTACGTCCTCTCTACCCTTGCCTAAAAAAGCAAGATATTGTTCTAAATTTTGAGGTGTTCCCTCAAATTGCTTCAATTTATGAATAACATCCTTATAAGATAAAGCCTGATTAAATGGAATTGAACTTACTATCTCTTCGCTAATCCAACCTTCTACACCATTATCATAAACAGTCTTTAACCAATTGACTCCAGATTGTTCATCTTTTTTCTGACCCTTTACTACAAACGGCGTTCCAAATGTCATCGTATTGATTACTTGTCCTTCTAACGCCGGTATACTCCTTACACTGGCCTTTGCAGACTTTACGTATCGAACATCTAAATCAGCTAATGGATTTTCCTCTTTTTTTACAGGCTTTTCTTTACGAGTTGTTTTTTCCACCGGTTCTTTCGCTTGTAAAGAATGAAAGATATTATCCTTTTGCCAATATGTTAGTCCACCCACAGTGATAAGTAATATAAAACCAATTAAACTTGTAATATACTTACGATTTATTCGTTTTCTCTTATGATGCAAATGTTTTCCACGTAGTAGAGGGACATAGTCCATGACTTCGTTTGAGGCATTTGGGTCACCTTCTGGAACATTATTTACCGCTTCCAGTCCTTTTCCCGCCTGCTTCTCCATGGCTTCGGTTTTGAACTTTTGTTGTTCTTCTTTACTCATTGCCTTATATTCTTTTAAGAAACTTTCATACTTCGGCATTACTTCCCCAATAGGGCCGTAATCTCTAATTTCACCATATTCAAGCCATAGGGCCTTTGTACAAAACTTCTTCACTTGTCCTAAAGAATGACTAACAAAAAATATTGTTTTTCCTTGTTCCTTAAATTCATTCATACGGTTTAAACATTTATCAGCAAATGTTTGATCACCTACTGATAAAGCTTCATCAATTACGAGTACATCTGGATTAATACTAACGGAAATTGCAAACCCTAAACGCGATTTCATCCCGCTAGAATATTTTTTTACTGGCATATCAATAAACTTACCTATATCAGCAAAATCAATAATTTCAGGTGTTAACTTTTCAATTTGTGCTTTACTCATTCCCATCATTAAGCATTTAAGCTCAATGTTTTCTCTACCTGACAATTGATTATTAAGACCAGCTGCGATTGCAATAAGTGCGACTTTCCCTTTTATGTCGATACTTCCAGTTGTAGGCGGTGTAATTCCAGCAATCAAATTAGACATTGTAGATTTTCCAGAACCATTTACCCCAACAATACCAATAACATCGCCTTTTTGAGCCTCAAATTCTAAGTTTCTTAATGCATAAAAGTCTTCACCAAATCCTCCAGGATACAGAATATCCTTTAATTTCTCAGAGTTTTTGCTATGCATTTTATATTTTTTTGTTACATTATGAAACCTCACTGATTCATTCATTTTTACAACCCTCATCATAGATAATCTGCAAAGTGCTTTCTAAATTTCACATGTAGCGTTGCACCAATTAACAACGTAACAAGGACAAACGACCAAAAATATAATGCATAATTTAGATCTTGATAAAACCAACTTGTTCCTAGTAAAGAAGCACGATATCCATCTACAATATAGCAAAATGGATTTAACTGCATAATTTTTTGAAGAAACGATGGTAATTTTTCAGGTGTCCATAATATAGGCGTTAAGTATAGCAACATTCGCATAATTGATTGAACAATCATTTGAACATCTCTCACAATTGTTGCTAACGTTGACGTAATTAAGGAGAGTGAAAATATTAACATAAGGGTAGCAAACATATAATAAACAAGCTGAATATAATGAATAGAAATACCTTGACCCGTTACTAAAAATAAAATTGTCACAATACCGATAAGAATCAAATGCTGATAAAGATTAGACATAATTACAAAGCTTGGGATAACACTCATTGGAAAACTCATCTTCGAAATCATATTTAACCTTGTATAAATAGACTTAGATGCTTGTAGCATTGCTGGTTGTACAAAAAACCATACAACAAGCCCTGCAGATAACCAATAAACAAATGGTACTCCATTTACTCCTTGACCACCCCGAATCCCAAAGCCGAATACAAACCAATAAATACTCATCTGTATGAGAGGATTCAAAACTTCCCACACAAGTCCTAAATAATTATTATTATTTGTACTTTTTACTTGATAAATAGATAAACGCTTAATTAAATACAGGCTGTTTATCTGTTCTTTTAATACCATAATCATTGAGTTCATCTTTACTGTGCCTCTCCGAAGAATATTTTCTCTACTACTCGTTTAGAAGCAAAACCATCTTCTAAATAACAATAATTATTATAGAAGGTATTATATTTCCCTGCAAATTCACCCAAACCTAGAGTTTCGAATCTTAATATTTCCTCAAGCACTTCTTCCGTATTCATCACAACTGGACCAGGGGCTTCTGTCTCTAAGTCAAAATAAAAACCTCTTAACTTATCACGATACGAGTCAATATCATACGTGTAGAAAATGATTGGTCGTTTCAAATTCGCATAGTCAAAAAAGACTGAAGAGTAATCTGTAATTAACAAGTCAGATAGTAAATACAGCTCATTTATATCGACATGCTTAGAGAAATCATACACAAACCCTTTATACGGTTCTAAATCAAACTGTTCTGCAACTAAGTAGTGCATGCGTAACAAAATGATATAATCTGAACCTAATTGTTTCTGCAAAAGATTTAAATCTAATTGTAAATCTAATTTATATCGACCTTTACTATAAAACTGATCGTCTCGCCACGTTGGGGCATATAAAATAATTTTTTTATCTATAGGTAATCCATTCTGTTTCTTTAATGTATCGATTGCCTTAGAATTATTATTTACATATAAGAAATCGTTGCGAGGATATCCTGCTTCAACAACAGTTTTTTGAAATTGAAAAGCCCTCTTAAATATTTCAGTCGAATATACATTAGGGGAAAGTAAATAATCCCAGTTTTGTGCTTCACGATGAAAGTTGTCCTTATACTTTTCAGTTGTTGTACCTGGCATATGAACTTCTTTCATATCACCCGCTAGTTTCTTAAGAGGTGTACCGTGCCAAGTTTGTACATAAGTAGTATGATTAGGTTTCGGAAGCCAAAGTGGCATTCTACTATTTGTTACCCAATACTGTGCACGCGCTAACAAAATAAACCAACGAATCGAAAATCTTTTTACATATGGGATATTTTCTTTATCAAATTGTGCCGTGCAATTTTTATTTACACTCCAAACCATTTGAAAGTCCATGTCATTTTGTAACATATATTCATACATAGCACGTGGATTACAACTATATTGTTTTCCAGAATAACTTTCAAATAAAATCAATTTCTTTTTGGGAGGCAAACAACTACAGAATAGAAATACTGCTTTACATAGCTTCTTTACAATACGGTGATTTTTTATTCTTCTTATAAATCCCATGTTATTTACACACCTTCTAATTCAGTCACTTCATACTTACGATACATTAACGCGAAACCTCGCCTTTTCCCGTTCTTCCCATTAATGTGTCTACCTCTTCTTTTGCATTTTTCTCATTAAATAAAACATTATATATCGCATTCGTAATTGGCATTTCAATATTCATTTTTTTAGCTAGATGATACGCTGCCTCAGCTGTACGAACACCTTCTACTACCATACCCATATTTTCTAGTACTTCTTCTAAATTATGACCTTTTCCAAGTAAATTTCCAGCCCGCCAATTTCGACTATGAACACTTGTACAAGTCACAATTAAATCACCGACACCCGTTAAACCTGCAAAAGTAAGCGGATTTGCTCCCATCTCACAACCCAAACGTGTAATTTCAGTTAATCCTCGAGAAATTAGAGCTGCTTTCGCATTATCTCCGTAACCAAGTCCATCTGAAATCCCCGCACCAAGGGCAATAATATTTTTTAGCGCTCCGCCTAATTCAACACCGAGTACATCTCGATTCGTGTAAACCCTGAAATTTGTGTTCATAAATAGTTTCTGTGTTTTCTCCGCAGCCTGTAGATGGTATGACGCAGCGGTTACAGTAGTAGGGTGACGAAGACTCACCTCTTCTGCATGGCTTGGTCCTGAAAGAACAACAACACTTTCTATTAACTCTTTCGGCATCTCTTCTTCAATCATTTCCGAGATACGTTTAAATGACCCTGGTTCAATTCCTTTACTCGCATGGATAACTGTTATCGGTTGTTTTACGACGTCCTTTAGTTGTTGCATTACACTACGAATTGCTTTCGTTGGGACAACTAATAATACTGTATCTATCCCATCCATTGCTTCCTCTAAAGACTCATACCCTTTTATAGTTTTAGAAAGCTGAATTCCAGGTAAATACGTTTCATTCGTATGCTTCTTATTAATTTCATGGATTTGTTCCGCTTTATTTCCCCAAATCCTTACTTCATGTCCATTGTCCGCTAGAACCATAGATAATGCTGTTCCCCAGCTTCCTGCACCGATGACTGTAATCTGTTTCAAAATAATCCCCCCTCTTACCATTTAAAACCTCACTATCTATATAAGAAGCTAAGTGATTTATGTTATAAATCACTTAGCTTCAACATTTCATTACATTCTATTTTTCTTTAATAGTGCAGACTTCATTATAAAACATTTCAAGAGCATGCTCATTATACTTCTGAAAATCAAATTCTTTAAACGATGTTGTATTTAATATAAACTTCTGCATCCCAATTACTAAACCAGTAATGTTATTTTCAACTAAATCTCCATATCCTTCTTCCAAAATGCTCCTTGATCCTGCAATATCAGTAGCTATAATAGGCTTTCCTAATATTAAAGCCTCTAACAATACCATTGGTTGTCCCTCGTGATTAGACGAGAGAATAAAACAATCGCATTGATTAATAAGTAAGAAAGGATTACTCATTTGACCAGTAAAAATCACTTTGTCCTCTAGATTTTTTTCTCTCACTAAATTCACTAATTCTTCTTTTAAAACTCCGTCCCCAACAATATAAAGCCTAATATTATCATAGAGTTCCGTAACTTTTGCAAAAGCATGTATAAGCTTTTTTTGATCCTTTTCAGGTGACAATCTCCCCATATTAACAAAATTAATGTTCTCTTTTTGAGGCATTTCAATTCCCGTAATTTTAAGCTTACCATTTTCGTGAATATTTTCTTTTAATAAATATTCCTTCTCATCATATTTATATATGTCGCCTTCTTCAATCTGTTTAAGTACTTTATTAGGATCAATGGCATTATGGACATAAACACCTTGTTTTAGCGTAATATAATCTTTCAAATTCTTCCTATTTAAATTTCTAGTGTGTTCTGCAACAGCTACTATTTTATCAAATTCCTTATACAACGGGAAAATAATATTTAAATTAGCTCTATGCTTAAATTTACCTTTAATTTTTTTGGAGTACTCTGCCCACATATCATTATGTTGATAGATACTTTTCGTTTTAAAATCTCCAAACGCAAATAACAATGTCCAAAATGGTACATATCCACTAAAGTCAATAACTATATCAAATTCCGCATTACCAAATAACCTTGAAATTTCGCGCTTGTATAGTTGCTTTGGTAGCACCTTCTGAGCTTTTTCATTCTTTAGCCCCATTTTCATAACATAGTTATTTTGATAAGATTCTTTTAAAGTGGTATTTAAACTACCCACTCGATAAAACTTTTTCACATTCGAATTAATTTGATTGAAATTATCTCTTGAAATTTGATCGTGCTTCCCTTTATCAATAACTGCCACATTGTATTTTGAGTAATCAATATTATTCAAAAGGTTAATAACTGACGTAGTAATTCCATTATTCAAAAATCCGCCACAATACATTAGAATATTTTTCTTATTCTCATTTGTAACTTTATATACATTCTCCGTATGTTTCCCTTGGAAAATAATCTCAATCGCTCTTGCCGTAGCATTTCCATCATCATGATAGCAATACTTTCCTAATATTTCTTTATACTTGAAGCTGCAATCCTTTTTTACACTCTCAATGTTTTGAATACTATGAACAACTTCGTCTACTGTATAACATATTGGACCGGGCATATCTTCTAATTGAACATATAAACCTCGTTGCTCTTCATACACTTCCTTATCATAAGCTAAGAAAATAATTGGCTTCCCGGTCACCATATAATCAAAGAAAATACTAGAATAATCCGTAACTAAAACATCTACTATTGACATCAACTCATTAGAATCTACCCAATCTGGTATACAAATTTCTCTCAAATTTTCATCGTCTTTAATAAATTTATATGTCAACGTATGAACCTTTAACAAGAGTTGATAATCCTTAGGTATCTTAGAGTACATTTGTTTAACAATATTGTTAATTTCATCTTTAATATTATTTACCTGATTTACTCCACCACGCCAAGTTGGTGCATATAAAATGATTTTTTTTGTATCATCAATTTCTACAAATTCTTTTAAATATCCTCGTACTTCTTCTGGGTTTACTTGTAGAGTAAGGTCAATTCGTGGGTAACCTTCATCAACAACGTAGCCATTGTATAACCCTTCTAAATCATGAGAATTTACAATAGTATCTGCAGTAAATTTATTAGGATTTAATATATAGTCACAATGCATAAAATTCCTTTGAATATTTTTATGCTGTCCTATTTCACCCTTCATATCCTTTCCTAATGTTTTAATAGGTGTTCCATGCCATGTATTAACATAAATTTGACCCTCTTTTTTCTGGAAATACGGGGGGAATGTAGTATTATTAATTAGATATTTCGCTGTTGTTAAATATTTCAAGTATTCTTCACTATGAACTTTAACAAACTTAACATTTTTTTATTTTCATAACGTTTAGCATAAAAGTTATTTCCATCATTCAATGCCCAAACATGTGTATAATTCTTATACTCTGGATTATCGATAAGGGTTTTAAAAATTGCATATGGACTATCTGTCATACCTTTACCATGGAAAGATTCATATAGTATAACTTTCTCATCCAAGTCTAATTTCACATAAAAATCAGTATACTTGACAGTTCTCTTAAACCCTTGGTCATTTGAATATTTTTTCAACGGACCTGATAAAAAATTAATACGATTTTTCATTCTGTTAATCTTCTTCTTGATTTGCAATATTAAAACCTCTCTTTAATTCTATTTATTACATATACTTCCTATAAAAAATCTTTTACCTTTCTCTCGAAAACATCATTATTAGTAGGAATACTTGACCACCTTACTATTTCTCTTTAAAAAGCGTATTTACAAGGTTCTTACTTGAGTCACCTATTGAATACTCATTCCATTTCAAAGTAAAATTATTTATACTATCTATTTTGAACCTACCATCTGCTATCACCTGTACCACTTCTTCAGTTGTATAAACGACTGAACCTGGAACATCAGATACATAGTCACCAATAATCCCTCTTTTTTTTATATATTTTTTTAAATCATATGCAAAAAAAATGATTGGTTTATTTAATAAGCAAAATTCAAATGGTATAGAGGAATAATCAGTAACTAATATATCCGTCACTACAAATAAATCATTTATATTTGGATAAAGGAATAATCATATAAAAACCTTCATACTTTTCTTCGTAATTACATGTATTTCGTATTGCTGGGTGCAACTTGACTATAAGGATATACTCACCTTTCAATTGCCTATACATCTTATCGATATCTAGATGTAAATCAAAATCTACTAACTCTTTATCTCTAAAAGTTGGCGCATATAAAATAACCTTTTTATCTTTTAAATTGGGATTTACTATAAAAAGATTATCTTTAACTTTCTGTTGGCTCCGTTCATCAAAAAACAAATCCGTTCTTGGAATACCTGTTTTTAATATATTACTATCCGATAAATTAAAAGCTTTCTTGTAAATATCCCCAAGTGCTTCCGAACCTACAACAATTTTATGAAAGTTTTTATAGACATCCATAAACCTTTTTTGAGCTCGTAAACTTCTTTTTTTAAAAGCAGGAGCTAATAATCCGAATTTCTTAAAAGCACCCGCGGCATGCCATATTTGAATACACTCTACGCCCTTTTTAAATTTGATTTTCGCTAACGATCCGAAATAATTATCAATAATAACATATTGGGAAGTAGATAGATGATAAATGGATTTAATAGTGTGAAATACATTTTTCGTTTCAAATTTATAAGATTTCACATTAGAATAGCTATCTACTTCATATTTACATGTAGGTTTATATAGAAAAACCACCTCACAATTAATACCTTGGCGCTGTATTTCCTCATAAATAAAGAATAAATTTTCTCCATAAGACATAATAAAAGTTACTTTCTTTTTAATCGGAAATATTCTCATCATACTATGTAAAACTGCAACTAAAATGAGGTAAATTTCTACAATTACTTCTCTAATCATTTATCCTTATCTAGCAACTTGCACTAGTTCCCTTTTAATTTTTGTTGTTGAAATTCCAGCTGTACGTGGTAAATAGACAACTTCACAATATGCACTTAATTCGTCAAATTCACCTTCCCAATCATCACCCATAACAAAAATATCTACATCATGATTAACCACATCTTTTGTTTTCTGCTCCCAATTATGTTCAGGAATTACTTCATCTACATAACGAATCGCTTCTAAAATCATTTTACGATTCTCGTAGCTATGATAAGATTTTTTACTCTTTAATTTATTAAACTCATCTGAAGAAACAGCAACAATTAAATAATCTCCTAAATCTTTCGCTCTCTTCAATAAGTTAATATGTCCCCAGTGCAATAAATCAAAAGTGCCGTATGTAATTACCTTTTTCATAGTTTTAAGTGCCCCCTCAAGAGTATTTTTTTCTATATTTATAATTCAATCAAAGTAGCTTAAAAAAGGGCTTCCCCTCTTACCCTTAAACGCCGATTCCATCCTTGTAAAGTCAAAACAGTTTTACATAAAATTAACATTAAGTTCACACGAAATTCACAATGAAGATTATATCATAAATTTTATTTACAAACTATGACAATCGCCTAACAATTCTTGTCATATCCAAACGATAGGAGTACTTTTTTGTCGAATATTAGCCTTTACGTCTTTTTACTTACCAAAAAGTGCCAAGGAAATATTTCCTTGGCACTTTTCTCACTATTTATTTTATAAATTGTTAATTTTACTTCAACATACGACGTGGTAATTTATCTATATTCTCTAACATAATGCCTGTACCAACTGCAACACAGTGCATTGGATTTTCAGCGATTAGTACTGGTACTTTTAATTCCTCTGCTAGAAGCATGTCGATACCGTGTAGTAATGCGCCTCCACCTGTTAGAATAACACCGCGGTCAATGATGTCTGCAGATAGTTCTGGTGGTGTACGTTCTAATACACCTTTTGCAGCTTGTACAATAATAGAAGCGTTCTCTTTTAATGCTTCTGTAATTTCTTCTGAACGTACTGTGATTGTACGTGGTAAGCCTGTTACCATGTCACGCCCACGAATTTCAAGTTCTTCACTACGTGCACCTGGGAATACTGTACCGACTTTAATTTTAATATCCTCTGATGTACGTTCCCCAATTAATAGCTTGTACTTACGTTTAATATAGTTTAAGATCTCCATATCAAACTTGTCCCCAGCCATTTTGATAGAGGAGGAGGTAACAATATCACCCATTGAAAGTACGGCAATATCTGTTGTACCTCCACCAATATCAACAACCATATTTCCGCTCGGTTGGAAGATTTCCATACCAGCACCGACAGCGGCTACTTTTGGTTCTTCTTCTAAGAATACTGTTTTACCACCTGAGCGTTCAGCAGCTTCACGAATTGCTTTTTGTTCTACAGATGTGATATTTGTTGGACAACAAATTAAAATGCGAGGTTTTGAAAAGAAGCTCTTCACGTCCAATTTGTTAATGAAATACTTTAACATTGCTTCTGTAATTTCGAAATCTGCAATTACACCATCTTTAAGCGGACGAATCGCTACAATATTACCAGGTGTACGTCCTACCATACTTCTTGCTTCTTCACCGACTGCTAATACTTTTCCAGTATTACGATCAATTGCTACAACAGACGGTTCGTTTAAAACGATTCCTTTACCCTTTACATGAATTAAAACGTTAGCCGTGCCTAGGTCAATTCCGATATCTCTCGCAAACATTCCTGTTTTTTCCTCCTTGATATTCAAAATCAGGTTGTACCCGAATTCTTTTACACCTAATTTCTGATTTTATCATATTTTTAACGAAAACGTAATATTTGAAAAGATAATTATTCTTAAAAACGTCCCGTTATATTCAAGGAATGTTTGCCATATAATACGTTATTGTCGCACAGGCTTTTCTACATCTTCTTTTCTGTACTTCTGTTTTGTCGCTTCCCCGCCCCTTAGGTGACGAATCGACTTATGATAATCAAGAATTTCTTTCACTTCATTTGCGAGCTCTGCATTAATTTCTGGTAAACGTTCTGTCAAATCTTTGTGAACTGTACTCTTTGATACCCCAAACTCCTTTGCGATTACACGCACTGTCTTTCTTGTCTCCACGATATACTTGCCAATCTTGATAGTTCTCTCTTTGATGTAATCGTGCACACCACTCGCCTCCCTAAATTGGATGTGAGAAGTGTGAAATGAGACTCGCTGCATATGACTAAGAAGTAAATTCGAGTGCTGTTTGTAAGCGTTAAATATTCTAGAATTTATAATGAAATGATTCACGATTTCTCACCTCAAACACTCTCTTTGCATTGGTTTATACCATTGTATTGCCCGCACCACTGATATATGCTACAAGTTCGGTATTTTTGCGGACTAAGTTAAGAAAAATTACAATTTTGTGTGAGAAATACGTTAACAATGATAATTTTCACTTGATAGATCCTTACAAAAATAAAGAATGACGCCCCATGTCAAAGGCGTCATTCTTCACGATCACATTCTTCTTCTAATAATTGATGGTGGGGAACTTCTTTCTTACTCGCAATGTAATAATATAATGTAAATAAAATGAACAATAAAATAAGAGCAATCGACAGCACAAATAAAAATGACATAGCATCCCCTCCTTTTCTTAATATATATTCGAGAATTCTGTCCAATTTCCTTGTTATTACGATTTTCTCCCATTAAACTAATTATTTTTATATAATAATAAAAAAATCAGTTCCCCTAGTGAGAACTGATTTTTTTATCTTACTATTCTTGTGTAGAAGAAGAGTCACTAGATGATTCTGTAGAACCATTTGTTGATTTTTCTTCTTTTTTACTTTTTTCATCAGCTGAGCTATTTGTTGACTTCTCTTCTTTTTGCTGTTTTTCATCAGCCGAGCTGTTTGTCGATTTCTCTTCTTTTTGCTGCTTTTCGTCAGCTGAACCGCTTGTTGATTTTTCTTCTTTTTTACCTTTTTCGTCAGCTGAGCTATTTGTTGACTTCTCTTCTTTTTGCTGTTTTTCATCAGCCGAGCTGTTTGTCGATTTCTCTTC
Coding sequences within it:
- the spoIIID gene encoding sporulation transcriptional regulator SpoIIID, translating into MHDYIKERTIKIGKYIVETRKTVRVIAKEFGVSKSTVHKDLTERLPEINAELANEVKEILDYHKSIRHLRGGEATKQKYRKEDVEKPVRQ
- a CDS encoding rod shape-determining protein, producing MFARDIGIDLGTANVLIHVKGKGIVLNEPSVVAIDRNTGKVLAVGEEARSMVGRTPGNIVAIRPLKDGVIADFEITEAMLKYFINKLDVKSFFSKPRILICCPTNITSVEQKAIREAAERSGGKTVFLEEEPKVAAVGAGMEIFQPSGNMVVDIGGGTTDIAVLSMGDIVTSSSIKMAGDKFDMEILNYIKRKYKLLIGERTSEDIKIKVGTVFPGARSEELEIRGRDMVTGLPRTITVRSEEITEALKENASIIVQAAKGVLERTPPELSADIIDRGVILTGGGALLHGIDMLLAEELKVPVLIAENPMHCVAVGTGIMLENIDKLPRRMLK